A window of Chthoniobacterales bacterium contains these coding sequences:
- a CDS encoding DNA-formamidopyrimidine glycosylase family protein has translation MPELAEVEYFRRQWDPGLGQKIQKVQLHRQKRIFRGNNSRAIVRELTGSRLLRSEAWGKQMLFEFSGGNWIGIHLGMTGKLRVERAGFRPQKHDHLVLQQAKRALVFRDARLFGRVRFHHGKSAPDWWRNGAPDIASAEFDRNFFDTFLRRHGRAPVKAVILLQRGFAGIGNWMADEILWRARIAPRRMVNSLSAAERARLFRQTRFVATESLRIIAPKFADPPRDWLIHQKWKRNGVCPRHRTPLEKAMIGGRTTAWCPRCQK, from the coding sequence ATGCCTGAGCTCGCCGAAGTGGAATACTTTCGCCGGCAATGGGACCCCGGCTTGGGACAAAAAATCCAGAAGGTCCAGCTCCACCGTCAGAAACGGATTTTCCGGGGAAACAATTCGCGCGCGATCGTCCGCGAGCTCACCGGCTCCCGGCTCTTGCGCTCGGAAGCTTGGGGAAAACAAATGCTGTTCGAATTCTCAGGCGGGAACTGGATCGGGATTCATCTTGGAATGACAGGCAAACTGCGTGTCGAGCGCGCCGGGTTTCGGCCGCAAAAGCACGACCACCTCGTGCTGCAGCAGGCCAAGCGCGCCCTGGTTTTTCGCGACGCCCGGCTCTTCGGGCGGGTCCGGTTTCATCACGGCAAATCCGCGCCGGATTGGTGGCGGAACGGAGCGCCGGATATCGCGTCCGCCGAGTTCGATCGAAACTTCTTCGACACCTTTCTTCGCCGGCACGGTCGCGCGCCTGTAAAAGCCGTCATTCTTTTGCAGCGCGGATTCGCCGGGATCGGAAACTGGATGGCGGACGAAATTCTCTGGCGGGCCAGGATCGCGCCACGCCGAATGGTTAACAGTTTATCCGCCGCCGAGCGCGCGCGTCTTTTCCGCCAAACCCGATTTGTCGCGACCGAATCGCTCCGGATCATCGCGCCAAAATTCGCCGATCCGCCGCGCGATTGGCTGATCCATCAAAAGTGGAAGCGCAACGGCGTGTGCCCGCGCCACCGAACGCCGTTGGAGAAAGCGATGATCGGCGGCCGGACCACCGCCTGGTGTCCGCGCTGCCAGAAGTAG
- the trxB gene encoding thioredoxin-disulfide reductase: MEKVIIVGSGCAGLTAAIYAARANLSPLVLEGRQPGGQLSTTTLVENFPGFPEGIDGPQLIINMHAQAEKFGARFAYSEVTDFEPLADHVRIKADDEWLETRALIVASGASARWLGLENEEKLVGHGLTSCATCDGAFYRNVPVCVIGGGDSAAEEALFLTRFASKVYLIHRRDQLRASKIMADRVLACEQIEPIWNTVVTRYIPDEKGEMRAVLLRNVETHEERELPVACVFVAIGHDPNTKAFQGKLETDPDGYLIARHLAESKHPGVFIAGDVADRVYKQAITAAGSGCAAAMEAEKYLAARGG; encoded by the coding sequence ATGGAGAAGGTGATTATCGTCGGCAGCGGTTGCGCGGGATTGACGGCTGCCATTTATGCCGCGCGCGCGAACCTCAGCCCGCTGGTCCTAGAAGGCCGGCAGCCGGGCGGCCAATTGTCTACCACCACGCTCGTGGAGAATTTCCCCGGCTTTCCCGAGGGGATTGATGGGCCGCAACTCATCATCAACATGCACGCGCAGGCCGAAAAATTCGGCGCCCGCTTTGCCTATTCTGAAGTGACCGATTTCGAGCCCCTTGCGGATCATGTTCGGATCAAAGCCGACGACGAATGGCTGGAAACCCGCGCCCTGATCGTGGCGAGCGGCGCCTCAGCCCGCTGGCTCGGACTGGAGAACGAAGAAAAACTGGTCGGCCACGGACTGACCTCATGCGCGACCTGCGACGGAGCGTTCTATCGAAATGTGCCGGTCTGCGTGATCGGCGGCGGCGATTCCGCGGCGGAGGAAGCGCTTTTCCTGACCCGGTTCGCCTCGAAAGTTTACCTCATTCATCGACGGGACCAGCTCCGCGCTTCGAAGATCATGGCGGACCGGGTCCTGGCCTGCGAACAAATCGAGCCGATCTGGAACACGGTCGTCACGCGTTACATCCCGGATGAAAAAGGGGAAATGCGCGCGGTCCTGTTGCGCAATGTCGAGACGCACGAGGAGCGCGAGCTGCCGGTCGCGTGCGTGTTTGTTGCCATCGGTCACGATCCGAACACGAAAGCGTTCCAAGGAAAGCTCGAGACCGACCCCGATGGCTACCTGATCGCGAGACATCTGGCCGAGAGCAAACACCCCGGCGTTTTCATCGCCGGCGACGTCGCCGATCGCGTTTACAAACAAGCGATCACCGCGGCCGGCTCCGGCTGCGCGGCGGCGATGGAGGCGGAGAAGTATTTGGCCGCCAGAGGCGGCTAG
- a CDS encoding four helix bundle protein, whose amino-acid sequence MNEQELITRTKQFALRIMKLVGALPKSIEGRAIGNQIMRSGTSVGANYRAACRARSKVEFISKLGTVEEEADETAFWLELIIEGKLLRAKQTQPLLTEAIELVAITAASKKTASNSLAKSQIANRKLQIS is encoded by the coding sequence ATGAACGAACAAGAATTGATCACGCGAACAAAGCAGTTCGCATTGCGAATTATGAAATTGGTTGGCGCGCTGCCGAAATCGATCGAAGGCCGCGCGATTGGAAATCAAATAATGCGAAGCGGCACCTCAGTGGGAGCGAATTACCGCGCAGCCTGCCGGGCACGATCCAAAGTGGAGTTCATTTCCAAACTCGGAACGGTCGAGGAAGAAGCGGACGAGACAGCATTTTGGCTTGAACTGATCATTGAAGGAAAGTTGTTGCGCGCGAAACAGACCCAACCATTGCTCACCGAGGCGATCGAACTTGTTGCCATTACCGCGGCTTCCAAGAAAACTGCCTCGAACTCGCTTGCGAAATCGCAAATCGCAAATCGCAAATTGCAAATATCTTGA
- a CDS encoding glycosyltransferase translates to MKVCDLTQFYSPLSGGVKRYVHEKASYIREQTSDEHVLIVPGEKTERTSDGRTSVYSIRSPIISKTARYRALLDLRTVGEILERERPDIVESSDPYQVGWKAISFGKSAGVPIVAFYHSHFPEAYLRSASKLLGARAGKSLMSAAQRYVRKMYNRFEATLVPSEPLAETLREWGVTNTRLVPLGVNTNNFHPEPDQGAATPGVAVDSGETLLLYVGRLAPEKNTATLFEAFRILAKRRPDFAFLVIGDGPQREQLRLLQADTPQVSWLQYCTDPLELARYYRAADLFVHPGRQETFGLVALESQACGTPVVGIRGSRLDGIILHDQESWAEQNEPEALADAIERFSHRDLSELGRVAAEKAAEQYAWPRVFERLLCIYREVCSNYKASTR, encoded by the coding sequence TTGAAGGTCTGCGACCTGACCCAATTCTATTCTCCGCTCAGCGGCGGCGTGAAACGGTACGTTCACGAGAAGGCCAGTTACATTCGTGAGCAGACGAGCGACGAACATGTCCTGATTGTGCCTGGGGAAAAGACAGAGAGGACAAGTGACGGTCGAACTTCGGTTTATTCGATTCGGTCGCCGATAATTTCCAAGACAGCGCGTTATCGCGCGCTCCTTGATCTGCGGACGGTCGGCGAAATTTTGGAGCGCGAGCGGCCGGACATCGTCGAATCGAGCGATCCTTATCAGGTAGGGTGGAAGGCGATCTCGTTCGGCAAATCGGCAGGCGTTCCGATTGTCGCCTTTTATCATTCCCATTTTCCCGAGGCTTATTTGCGGAGTGCCTCGAAGCTGCTCGGGGCGCGCGCGGGAAAATCGCTGATGTCCGCGGCGCAACGCTACGTCCGCAAGATGTATAACCGGTTTGAGGCGACGCTTGTCCCGTCGGAACCCCTCGCGGAAACCCTGAGGGAGTGGGGTGTCACGAACACGAGACTCGTTCCGCTGGGCGTGAACACGAACAATTTTCACCCGGAACCGGACCAGGGCGCCGCGACGCCTGGAGTGGCCGTCGACTCCGGTGAAACGCTCCTTCTGTACGTCGGCCGACTGGCGCCGGAGAAGAATACCGCCACGCTTTTCGAGGCGTTCCGAATCCTGGCGAAGCGCAGGCCGGACTTTGCCTTCCTCGTCATCGGCGATGGGCCGCAACGCGAACAACTGCGTCTTCTTCAAGCGGATACGCCTCAGGTGAGCTGGCTGCAGTATTGCACCGATCCGCTGGAGCTGGCGCGCTATTATCGCGCCGCCGACCTGTTCGTTCATCCCGGAAGGCAGGAGACATTTGGATTGGTGGCCCTAGAGAGCCAGGCCTGCGGGACACCGGTAGTCGGTATCCGCGGCTCCCGGCTTGACGGAATAATTCTGCACGACCAGGAATCATGGGCGGAACAAAACGAGCCGGAAGCGTTAGCGGATGCGATCGAACGATTTAGCCACCGCGACTTGAGCGAGCTCGGGCGCGTCGCCGCGGAGAAGGCTGCGGAGCAATATGCTTGGCCGCGAGTTTTCGAGAGACTCCTTTGCATTTATCGCGAGGTCTGCTCAAACTACAAGGCGTCAACCAGATGA
- the cysD gene encoding sulfate adenylyltransferase subunit CysD gives MTAADHLDELENHSVFILREAHHAFRNLAMPWSMGKDSNVLLWLSLKAFFGKVPYLLLHIDTTYEFPEMIAFREWAIKHYGIDVIVKVNTEARARGVGYETHDPVTVTHELKTVALKQALAEHKWDALITGIRRDEDPTRAKERYFSPRDADSEWHYKHQPPQFWGQFAIKNAPGEHVRVQPLLDWTETDIWRYIQREKIPIPTLYFARDGKRYRSLGCTPITHPIESNAATIEEIIAELEATRTSERAGRAQDHYEPHAMQKLRAKGFM, from the coding sequence ATGACTGCCGCCGACCATCTCGACGAGCTCGAAAACCACAGCGTTTTCATTTTGCGCGAGGCTCATCATGCCTTTCGCAATCTCGCGATGCCGTGGTCGATGGGGAAAGATTCCAATGTTCTCCTCTGGCTCTCGCTGAAAGCGTTCTTTGGCAAGGTGCCGTACCTGCTTCTCCATATCGACACGACCTACGAATTTCCCGAGATGATCGCGTTCCGCGAGTGGGCGATCAAACATTACGGCATCGATGTAATCGTGAAGGTGAACACGGAGGCGCGAGCGCGCGGCGTCGGGTACGAGACCCATGACCCCGTGACCGTGACGCATGAGTTGAAAACAGTGGCGTTGAAACAGGCGCTGGCCGAACACAAATGGGACGCGCTCATCACCGGGATTCGCCGGGACGAAGATCCGACCCGGGCCAAGGAACGCTATTTTTCTCCGCGCGATGCTGATTCGGAATGGCATTACAAACACCAGCCGCCGCAGTTCTGGGGGCAATTCGCGATCAAGAACGCGCCTGGAGAACATGTCAGGGTGCAGCCATTGCTGGATTGGACCGAGACAGATATCTGGCGGTATATCCAGCGAGAAAAAATTCCGATTCCAACCCTTTATTTTGCGCGGGACGGCAAGCGCTACCGCTCGTTGGGCTGTACGCCTATCACGCATCCGATCGAGAGCAACGCTGCGACGATCGAAGAAATCATCGCCGAACTCGAAGCCACTCGCACGAGCGAGCGGGCTGGCCGCGCCCAGGACCATTACGAACCACACGCGATGCAAAAGCTGCGCGCAAAAGGATTCATGTGA
- the cysC gene encoding adenylyl-sulfate kinase: MKIVFVGHVDHGKSTLIGRILEETGSLPEGKLEALRASCVAEGRPFEYAFVLDALAEEQQQNVTIDTTQIHFRTAKRSYVIIDAPGHEEFLKNMITGAASADAAVMVVAADEGAREQSRRHGQLLGLLGIRQVIVAVNKMDLANYAETRFREIEHEFSGFLKSLGLSARGFIPISAGAGANIAQKQDKLAWFQGPTLLEAIEGFDEVPSAAQQPLRFPVQDVYRMGNQRIVAGRIESGTLRVGDQLLFSPRHKTARIATIERWPSSATDAAGAGESIGLTLRDQIFIERGHVGSHPVDPPVESNRIHAKVFWIGPEPLRVGARYRLKLVTQSVDCEVVAIANVMDAATLDSTASQSTEIRINEVGQVTLQTRAPLVFDNHDRVPGLGRFVLADADHLAGGGIISGALYPGSSTIKSDNIFWSESEITAERRAQRNRHRGAVVWLTGLSGAGKSTIARGLEKELFQLSMNTYVLDGDNLRHGLNANLGFAPEDRAENIRRVSEVAKLMADAGTVVITSFISPYRNDRARARAIALQAGAEFVEIFVDAPLAVCEERDPKGLYQKARAGQLKGFTGIDAPYESPNDPEIVVRTHEQSAEESVDQILGELLPRLRLR, encoded by the coding sequence GTGAAAATCGTGTTCGTCGGCCATGTGGATCATGGCAAATCGACTTTGATTGGCCGGATCCTGGAAGAGACCGGTTCGCTGCCGGAAGGGAAACTCGAGGCACTGCGGGCCAGTTGTGTGGCCGAAGGACGTCCGTTCGAATACGCGTTTGTCCTCGATGCCCTGGCGGAAGAGCAGCAGCAGAACGTGACGATCGATACGACGCAGATTCATTTTCGTACGGCGAAACGCAGTTATGTCATCATCGACGCGCCGGGGCATGAGGAATTCCTGAAGAATATGATCACCGGCGCGGCGAGCGCCGACGCGGCGGTGATGGTGGTCGCGGCGGACGAAGGCGCCCGCGAGCAAAGTCGGCGGCACGGTCAGTTGTTGGGGCTGTTGGGAATTCGACAGGTGATCGTGGCGGTCAATAAAATGGATTTGGCGAATTATGCGGAGACGCGGTTTCGGGAGATCGAACACGAGTTTAGCGGTTTTTTGAAGAGCCTGGGGTTAAGCGCTCGCGGCTTCATTCCAATATCGGCGGGCGCAGGGGCGAACATTGCGCAGAAGCAGGATAAGCTGGCGTGGTTCCAAGGACCTACGTTGCTGGAAGCGATCGAAGGCTTTGATGAAGTTCCATCGGCGGCGCAGCAACCTCTGCGGTTTCCGGTGCAGGACGTTTACCGGATGGGAAACCAGCGGATCGTCGCCGGCCGGATCGAGTCCGGGACCCTGCGCGTGGGCGACCAACTGCTCTTCTCGCCACGACACAAAACCGCGCGGATAGCGACTATCGAACGCTGGCCCAGTTCGGCAACGGACGCGGCGGGCGCCGGAGAATCGATTGGGCTCACTTTGCGTGATCAAATCTTCATCGAGCGCGGCCATGTTGGATCGCACCCGGTCGATCCCCCCGTCGAATCCAATCGAATCCACGCGAAGGTTTTTTGGATCGGTCCGGAACCGCTTCGCGTCGGCGCCCGCTATCGATTGAAGCTCGTGACCCAGAGCGTGGATTGCGAAGTAGTCGCGATCGCGAATGTGATGGATGCGGCGACACTTGATTCGACCGCCTCGCAGTCCACGGAGATTCGCATCAACGAAGTCGGCCAGGTGACCCTGCAAACTCGCGCGCCGCTGGTATTCGACAATCACGATCGTGTGCCAGGCCTGGGCCGATTCGTCCTCGCGGACGCCGACCATCTGGCTGGCGGCGGCATTATCTCCGGCGCGCTTTATCCCGGGTCGAGCACGATCAAGAGCGACAACATTTTCTGGAGCGAAAGCGAGATCACCGCGGAGCGACGCGCTCAGCGCAACCGGCATCGCGGCGCGGTGGTCTGGCTCACCGGGCTTTCAGGCGCGGGGAAATCGACGATCGCGCGCGGCCTGGAAAAAGAGCTGTTTCAGTTATCGATGAATACTTACGTGCTCGACGGCGACAACCTGCGCCACGGGTTGAACGCCAACCTCGGGTTCGCGCCGGAAGATCGCGCGGAGAATATCCGGCGGGTCAGCGAAGTCGCCAAGCTCATGGCCGATGCCGGCACCGTCGTGATCACGTCGTTCATTTCGCCATATCGGAACGATCGGGCCCGGGCGCGCGCGATTGCGCTTCAGGCCGGGGCTGAGTTCGTGGAAATATTTGTCGACGCGCCCCTGGCGGTTTGCGAAGAACGCGATCCGAAGGGCCTTTACCAAAAGGCGCGAGCTGGACAACTGAAGGGCTTTACGGGAATCGACGCGCCTTACGAGTCGCCGAACGATCCTGAAATCGTGGTCAGGACCCATGAGCAGAGCGCCGAAGAATCTGTGGATCAGATTCTCGGTGAGCTCCTGCCCCGGCTTCGTTTAAGATAG
- a CDS encoding carbohydrate binding domain-containing protein, with product MSNLAVFALSRYLLVLLFCAAAYPIGLALLRRLRFDGFAERFSICTSLGLGVISHLVLLCGLVGWLTAPGIIAVILVATTLGIVFRPTLRLDGTGVAARSQSRSALIALAIGLALAAFAMFPVLLLPLYPPTEYDVTAYHLVAPKQWLRLHWMAPTPFLRYQVAPSLAHLLFTALMSTHDDISPQILSLAATGLVAIAIYALGKRLRGPGVGLVAASFWMGSPLALECSHIAGYHALAALFCFAGIYALSVYAIDRQLGFLFVAGVFTGFAQSTWSGAFYFVPIIVAAAVFFWLRERRVTPAWIVTAGLLAGWGPTLLRSVWYTGNPTYPLFTQLFGTGPWWTSEDFRGIANDIQSYGVPRTFKDFVTLPYSLLVSPNRFQQTCSFSPALVILAPLILVRAVWDNVVRWLAVLAIYYLLCWFFIGQVMRYLVPIVPVVCVAVALTVCWAVDALFRDRRASVGKLTILLASLALLLPGAEFAWKGIQARGRIPVTKEEEADYIRARLPEYNAVMATNVVPGPMYALLANNCAYYSDSDVMGDWFGPGRYPQVLSAMGDAEKLNFTLRRLGADYFLINQPHTIDAQILAGAGFDRYFEPIYGDSAVEVYRVLSSAKSDPVERKNLLANPGFDELSGGIPTSWYRRGAPVVGAPEGGVSSGTVAVEVSDSDGFQQIVEVTPGRTYELALHAKAGPRGKTFRLQVTWLDEKNETRDLCIRLFEATNDWRRYLGRFTAPPRATRAQIYVSGHQPDWVWMDSFEFNDMGGHNPSSSP from the coding sequence ATGTCGAATCTGGCGGTGTTCGCTCTCTCGCGATATTTGTTGGTATTACTCTTTTGCGCAGCCGCCTATCCGATCGGCCTGGCGCTTCTTCGTCGCCTTCGATTCGACGGATTCGCTGAGCGCTTTTCCATTTGCACCAGCCTTGGGCTGGGAGTGATTTCGCACCTGGTGCTGTTGTGTGGACTGGTGGGATGGCTAACCGCGCCGGGCATAATCGCTGTCATCCTGGTGGCGACCACCTTGGGCATAGTTTTTCGTCCGACATTAAGACTCGACGGCACCGGGGTCGCTGCGCGCTCTCAGTCGCGGTCCGCACTGATCGCACTGGCGATTGGCCTTGCCCTGGCTGCCTTCGCGATGTTTCCCGTGTTATTGCTTCCGCTGTATCCTCCCACGGAGTATGACGTTACCGCCTACCATCTTGTAGCGCCCAAACAGTGGCTGCGCTTGCATTGGATGGCCCCGACGCCATTTCTCCGCTACCAGGTAGCGCCAAGCCTGGCCCATCTGCTGTTTACCGCCTTGATGTCAACCCACGATGACATCAGTCCCCAGATTTTGTCGCTTGCCGCCACAGGCCTGGTCGCGATCGCCATCTACGCCCTGGGCAAAAGGCTGCGCGGGCCCGGCGTCGGGTTGGTCGCGGCGTCCTTTTGGATGGGCAGTCCGCTGGCGCTCGAATGCTCTCACATCGCTGGTTACCATGCCCTCGCGGCCCTGTTTTGCTTCGCGGGCATCTATGCTCTGTCGGTTTACGCGATCGATCGCCAGCTCGGCTTTTTGTTCGTCGCCGGAGTTTTCACCGGATTCGCCCAGAGCACCTGGTCAGGCGCCTTTTATTTTGTGCCCATAATTGTCGCCGCGGCAGTGTTCTTCTGGCTTCGAGAACGCCGGGTTACTCCTGCCTGGATCGTGACTGCGGGACTCCTCGCAGGCTGGGGGCCAACCCTCCTGCGCTCTGTCTGGTACACGGGAAACCCGACTTATCCGTTGTTCACGCAACTGTTCGGAACCGGGCCGTGGTGGACCTCGGAAGACTTCCGCGGAATTGCGAACGACATTCAGAGCTACGGCGTTCCTCGCACTTTCAAGGACTTCGTCACGCTTCCGTATTCTCTCCTTGTCTCGCCGAATCGGTTTCAGCAGACCTGCTCTTTTTCTCCGGCCCTTGTTATCCTCGCCCCACTCATTTTGGTCCGCGCCGTCTGGGACAACGTCGTCCGCTGGCTCGCTGTCCTTGCGATCTACTATCTGCTCTGCTGGTTTTTTATCGGGCAGGTAATGCGGTATCTCGTCCCAATTGTCCCGGTGGTTTGCGTCGCCGTTGCCTTGACTGTCTGCTGGGCGGTCGATGCGCTATTTCGTGATCGGCGCGCCAGCGTTGGTAAACTTACTATTTTGCTGGCTTCGTTAGCTCTTCTGCTTCCTGGCGCCGAGTTCGCCTGGAAGGGGATACAGGCACGCGGCCGCATTCCCGTAACTAAAGAGGAAGAAGCAGACTACATCCGGGCGAGACTTCCCGAATACAACGCGGTCATGGCAACCAATGTCGTGCCAGGTCCGATGTATGCATTGCTAGCAAACAATTGTGCATACTATTCGGACAGCGATGTCATGGGAGATTGGTTCGGGCCCGGTCGATACCCTCAGGTCTTAAGCGCGATGGGCGATGCCGAAAAACTCAACTTCACCTTGCGAAGGCTCGGTGCCGATTACTTCCTGATCAATCAACCACACACCATTGACGCCCAAATCCTGGCTGGGGCCGGCTTTGATCGGTACTTCGAACCGATCTACGGAGACTCAGCAGTCGAAGTATACCGGGTCCTAAGCTCCGCCAAATCGGACCCGGTCGAACGGAAGAATCTGTTGGCCAACCCCGGCTTCGACGAATTGTCGGGGGGAATACCGACTTCCTGGTATCGTCGCGGGGCTCCGGTCGTAGGAGCGCCTGAGGGCGGCGTTTCATCCGGAACAGTCGCGGTGGAGGTAAGCGACAGCGATGGATTCCAGCAAATCGTCGAAGTAACTCCGGGTCGCACATACGAACTGGCGCTTCACGCCAAAGCGGGCCCTCGGGGTAAGACATTTCGGCTCCAGGTCACGTGGCTTGACGAGAAAAACGAAACCCGAGACCTCTGCATCCGGTTATTCGAAGCCACGAACGACTGGCGGCGCTATCTCGGGCGCTTTACTGCTCCGCCGCGTGCCACCCGGGCCCAGATATATGTCAGCGGACACCAACCGGACTGGGTTTGGATGGATAGCTTCGAGTTTAACGACATGGGCGGGCACAACCCATCTTCAAGCCCGTAG
- a CDS encoding transaldolase encodes MSTAILEKLPIKIFADGADLEGIIDLYRKPFIQGLTTNPTLMRKVGVSDYETFARSVLESVTDKPISFEVFSDEFPEMRRQALKIRDWQDNVYVKIPITNTKGESALPIIGELAKENVKLNVTAILTEEQVKGVAGALRKDLPAVVSVFAGRIADTGVDPIPAMKKSLELLRDLPQAELLWASVREVLNIFQAADCGCHIVTVPHDILAKATKLGGMDLGELSLDTVRMFYADAVAAGFKL; translated from the coding sequence ATGAGCACGGCTATCCTGGAAAAGCTCCCGATCAAGATTTTTGCGGACGGCGCGGATCTCGAGGGCATCATCGACCTCTATCGCAAGCCGTTCATCCAGGGGTTGACCACCAACCCCACGCTGATGAGAAAAGTAGGGGTCAGCGATTACGAAACGTTTGCCCGTTCCGTTCTGGAAAGCGTGACCGACAAGCCGATTTCGTTCGAAGTATTTTCGGATGAATTTCCCGAGATGCGCCGCCAGGCCCTCAAGATCAGGGATTGGCAGGACAATGTTTACGTCAAGATTCCAATCACCAACACGAAGGGCGAATCGGCTCTTCCCATCATCGGCGAGCTGGCGAAAGAGAACGTGAAGCTCAACGTCACGGCGATCCTCACGGAGGAGCAGGTAAAAGGGGTAGCCGGCGCGCTGCGGAAGGATCTTCCAGCGGTCGTTTCGGTATTTGCCGGGCGAATCGCCGATACCGGGGTCGATCCGATTCCGGCCATGAAGAAATCGCTCGAATTGCTGCGGGACCTCCCGCAGGCCGAGCTTCTTTGGGCGAGCGTTCGCGAAGTTCTAAATATTTTCCAGGCCGCCGATTGTGGCTGCCACATTGTGACGGTTCCGCACGATATTCTGGCCAAAGCGACGAAGTTGGGCGGAATGGACCTCGGAGAGCTTTCCCTCGACACCGTTCGGATGTTTTACGCCGATGCCGTGGCAGCGGGATTTAAGCTCTAA
- a CDS encoding methyltransferase domain-containing protein, whose product MNREISGLGMSDWEGYAARLADKFWYTNTYYHKEPRLDIASRDIPESLVQSSDFVISSEVFEHVVPPVGRAFENIFKMLKPGGLLVLTVPYGARKETIEHFPDLYDFTIIEDNGSYRLKNVTRSGEVQEFDDLIFHGGAGATLEMRIFGEGALLQHLADAAFEAITVHRTPDFSHGIWWPEPWSLPITARRPR is encoded by the coding sequence GTGAACCGCGAAATCAGCGGATTGGGAATGAGCGATTGGGAAGGGTACGCGGCGAGGTTGGCCGACAAATTTTGGTATACTAACACATACTACCACAAGGAGCCCAGGCTCGACATCGCCAGCCGCGACATTCCGGAATCCCTTGTCCAGTCCAGCGATTTCGTTATTTCATCCGAAGTTTTCGAGCACGTTGTTCCTCCTGTTGGAAGGGCATTTGAAAATATTTTCAAGATGCTCAAACCGGGTGGACTCCTCGTTCTGACCGTGCCGTACGGGGCTCGGAAAGAGACGATCGAACATTTCCCTGACCTCTACGACTTCACCATCATCGAAGACAATGGTAGTTACCGGCTCAAGAACGTAACCCGGTCCGGCGAGGTGCAAGAGTTTGATGATTTGATTTTTCACGGTGGGGCGGGCGCAACCTTGGAAATGCGCATCTTCGGAGAGGGGGCGTTGCTTCAGCACCTTGCCGACGCGGCATTTGAAGCCATCACCGTCCATCGCACGCCCGATTTTTCGCATGGCATCTGGTGGCCAGAGCCGTGGTCTCTCCCCATTACTGCGAGGAGACCGCGGTAG